Proteins encoded together in one Candidatus Nitrosocaldus cavascurensis window:
- the lysM gene encoding HTH-type transcriptional regulator LysM: MIGERRGRDSSSNNNGSSSNNKHHHTIAIDSIDERIIGILKEDSRRSYVEIAKAVGLSESAVRRRIKHLIDSGIIKRFTIELGMSNKTSAITLISVKPSVDTAKVSERLKGLRGVEVVYEITGQYDIAAIISASSIGEINRCIDDVRRIEGVDDTNTVIILRVVT, translated from the coding sequence ATGATAGGGGAGAGGAGGGGAAGAGATAGTAGCAGTAATAATAATGGTAGTAGTAGTAATAACAAGCATCATCATACTATAGCAATAGATAGTATAGATGAGAGGATAATAGGCATACTTAAGGAGGATAGCAGGAGATCGTACGTTGAGATAGCAAAGGCTGTAGGGTTATCAGAGTCAGCAGTTAGGAGGAGGATAAAGCACTTGATAGACTCTGGCATAATAAAGCGCTTCACAATAGAGTTGGGTATGAGCAACAAGACAAGTGCAATAACCTTGATATCTGTTAAGCCATCTGTAGATACAGCAAAGGTATCAGAGAGGCTTAAAGGATTGAGGGGTGTTGAGGTTGTGTATGAGATAACTGGTCAGTATGATATTGCAGCGATAATAAGCGCATCTAGCATTGGAGAGATAAACAGGTGTATAGATGATGTAAGGAGGATAGAGGGTGTTGATGATACAAATACTGTAATAATATTGAGGGTAGTTACCTGA
- a CDS encoding LeuA family protein has protein sequence MQDKAIDEPNYYAMVYNGIVRDERYNAILNYNVRDGGYTGRVNILDSTLREGEQHPGVAFTVKQRVQIAWMLDYFGVDQIEISPVISEDHRQATKMIIDAGLSADIVAHCRAIKQDIDVAIACDAEWVATYMSVSDVQLRSKLKIGREDAYTRAMDVVDYIRAHGLKARFTLEDASRAEPEFLARIARDISRAGIERISIPDTVGIMLPRGMYRLVSMVKASIDASITRLDVHCHNDLGLALANALAGVDAGADQIHVTIDGVGERNGIPALAEVAVILTMLYRCRDDLRLDMLKDLSRLIEQYTGIATPESKPIVGDSAFKHKAGTHLAAVLRDPRAYEIIEPRAVGNRRRIVFGELAGKNGAAFLLSILGLDVDPSKAERLAKGLKDLRLGDVLEMYLDDAMEARIRQIG, from the coding sequence ATGCAAGACAAAGCAATAGATGAGCCTAACTACTATGCAATGGTATATAATGGTATTGTAAGGGATGAGAGGTACAATGCTATACTCAACTATAATGTAAGAGATGGAGGTTATACTGGAAGGGTTAACATACTGGATAGCACTCTAAGGGAAGGGGAGCAGCATCCAGGTGTAGCATTCACCGTAAAGCAGAGGGTACAGATAGCATGGATGCTTGACTACTTTGGTGTAGATCAGATTGAGATAAGCCCTGTGATATCTGAGGATCATAGGCAGGCAACGAAGATGATAATAGATGCTGGGTTAAGTGCAGATATAGTTGCTCACTGTAGAGCGATAAAGCAGGATATAGATGTTGCAATAGCATGCGATGCTGAATGGGTAGCAACATACATGAGCGTATCTGATGTGCAGTTGAGATCCAAACTCAAGATTGGGAGGGAAGATGCATATACTAGAGCTATGGATGTTGTTGATTATATAAGGGCTCATGGGTTAAAGGCAAGATTTACCCTAGAAGATGCAAGCAGGGCAGAGCCTGAATTCCTAGCAAGGATCGCTAGGGATATAAGCAGAGCAGGGATAGAGAGGATAAGCATCCCTGATACTGTAGGCATAATGCTCCCTCGAGGCATGTATAGGTTAGTTAGCATGGTTAAGGCAAGTATAGATGCTAGCATTACAAGGTTGGATGTACACTGTCATAACGATCTAGGTTTAGCATTGGCAAATGCACTAGCAGGGGTAGATGCTGGAGCAGATCAGATCCATGTTACAATAGATGGTGTAGGGGAGAGGAATGGCATACCTGCTCTTGCTGAGGTTGCTGTTATACTTACAATGCTCTATAGGTGTAGGGATGATCTTAGGCTTGATATGCTCAAGGATCTCTCAAGGCTTATCGAGCAGTACACTGGTATAGCAACACCAGAGAGCAAACCTATAGTTGGGGATAGCGCATTCAAGCATAAAGCAGGTACACACCTTGCTGCAGTGCTTAGAGATCCTAGAGCCTATGAGATAATAGAGCCTAGAGCAGTTGGGAATAGGAGGAGGATAGTATTTGGGGAACTTGCTGGGAAGAATGGTGCAGCATTCCTGCTCAGCATACTAGGGCTTGATGTTGATCCTTCAAAGGCTGAGAGGCTAGCAAAGGGTCTGAAGGATCTAAGGTTAGGGGATGTGCTAGAGATGTACCTTGATGATGCAATGGAGGCAAGGATAAGGCAGATAGGGTGA
- the argC gene encoding N-acetyl-gamma-glutamyl-phosphate reductase — MRVGVVGASGYVGGELLRLLVTHPKVELAMVTSRQYAGEYVHRVHPSLRGFTEITFSPMDLDKLGSNCDLVFTAVPHGKAVEIVKKLYDKGVRIIDLSADYRLKDPELYKYYYGWDHPYPDLLSKSVYGIPELHRDEIRNAKLVSCPGCMAVTSLLAIAPLAKHDLIDLDHIVVDSKIGSSGAGGKPSSGTHHAMRYGVVRPYKPVKHRHTAEIEQEISIIAGRKVSVSMTPHAVNIVRGILCTNHAFLKRSTTIQELWRAYRGMYRNEPFVRLIRDTKGLYKYPDPKFVVGSNFCDVGFDIDERNNRVVALSASDNLMKGAAGSAVQCMNVMYGFNEVEGLLITPLTPV, encoded by the coding sequence ATAAGGGTTGGGGTTGTAGGGGCATCAGGGTACGTTGGAGGGGAACTGCTTAGGCTGCTTGTAACACATCCCAAGGTTGAGTTAGCAATGGTAACATCTAGGCAGTATGCTGGGGAGTATGTGCATAGGGTGCATCCAAGTCTAAGAGGGTTCACTGAGATAACCTTCTCTCCCATGGACCTCGATAAGTTGGGTAGCAACTGTGATCTAGTCTTCACAGCAGTGCCTCATGGTAAGGCTGTTGAGATAGTGAAGAAGTTATACGATAAAGGTGTAAGGATAATAGATCTTAGTGCAGATTACAGGCTCAAGGACCCTGAATTGTACAAGTACTACTATGGCTGGGACCATCCATACCCAGATCTCCTTAGCAAGTCTGTATATGGTATACCTGAACTCCATAGGGATGAGATAAGGAATGCTAAACTTGTATCATGCCCTGGATGCATGGCTGTAACATCACTCCTAGCAATTGCTCCATTGGCAAAGCATGATCTGATAGATCTTGACCATATAGTTGTTGATAGCAAGATAGGCTCATCTGGTGCTGGTGGCAAACCATCCTCTGGCACACATCATGCCATGCGTTATGGTGTAGTTAGACCATACAAGCCTGTAAAGCATAGGCATACAGCTGAGATTGAGCAGGAGATTAGTATAATAGCAGGGAGGAAGGTTAGTGTAAGCATGACTCCTCATGCAGTAAACATAGTTAGAGGTATACTATGCACAAACCATGCATTCTTGAAGAGGAGTACAACCATACAGGAGTTGTGGAGAGCGTATAGAGGCATGTACAGGAACGAGCCATTCGTGAGGCTAATAAGGGATACCAAAGGTCTATACAAGTACCCAGATCCAAAGTTCGTAGTAGGCTCTAACTTCTGCGATGTTGGCTTCGATATAGATGAGAGGAACAACAGGGTAGTTGCACTATCTGCAAGTGATAACCTAATGAAGGGTGCTGCTGGCTCTGCTGTGCAGTGTATGAATGTGATGTATGGATTCAACGAGGTTGAAGGTCTACTGATAACACCCTTGACCCCAGTCTGA
- the lysX gene encoding lysine biosynthesis protein LysX, producing the protein MSTNMSRGNLNNGTTISIVFDRLRWEEKELLDKALKLGYNARLVDAKDLVFSTDTIIKHRDSNDNTNSNNTSINAYAKLDGVSLGDVVIQRCISHYRGLYITACLESLGIPTINRYSVAEICGNKLLCSLALAKHGVSTPSTYFAFSAEKAIDIANGLGYPLVFKPIVGSWGRLVIPVKDREMMESIVEMREEMPNPLSKIYYLQEYVRRPPRDIRAIVVGDRVITAVYRYAAEGEWKTNIARGGKAEPCPISKELEDTCLRAAEAVGGGVLGIDIMEDEAKGLLVHEVNNTVEFRGAASVSSVDIAQEIVSYAMKVVRA; encoded by the coding sequence ATGAGCACGAATATGAGTAGAGGTAATCTCAATAATGGTACAACTATATCAATAGTATTCGATAGGCTTAGATGGGAGGAGAAGGAGTTGTTGGATAAGGCACTTAAACTTGGCTATAATGCAAGGCTTGTTGATGCCAAGGACCTTGTATTCAGTACAGATACTATCATCAAACATAGAGATAGCAATGATAATACTAATAGCAATAACACTAGTATCAATGCATATGCAAAGTTAGATGGTGTAAGCCTTGGGGATGTTGTGATCCAGAGGTGTATAAGCCATTATAGAGGTCTGTACATAACTGCATGCCTTGAATCCCTTGGCATACCTACAATAAACAGGTATAGTGTTGCTGAGATATGTGGCAATAAGTTGTTATGCTCACTAGCACTTGCCAAGCATGGTGTATCAACACCAAGCACATACTTTGCATTCAGTGCTGAGAAGGCGATAGATATTGCAAATGGTCTAGGCTACCCACTAGTATTCAAGCCTATAGTTGGGAGTTGGGGAAGGTTGGTCATACCTGTGAAGGATAGGGAGATGATGGAGAGCATAGTTGAGATGAGGGAGGAGATGCCAAACCCATTGAGTAAGATATACTACCTTCAAGAGTATGTTAGAAGACCACCAAGGGATATAAGGGCAATAGTTGTTGGGGATAGGGTGATAACAGCAGTGTATAGATATGCAGCAGAGGGAGAGTGGAAGACAAACATTGCAAGGGGAGGCAAGGCAGAACCATGCCCAATAAGCAAGGAGTTGGAGGATACATGCTTGAGGGCTGCTGAGGCTGTTGGAGGGGGAGTACTAGGCATAGATATAATGGAGGATGAGGCTAAAGGATTGCTTGTACATGAGGTTAACAACACTGTAGAGTTTAGGGGTGCAGCAAGCGTTAGTAGCGTTGATATAGCGCAGGAGATAGTTAGTTATGCTATGAAGGTGGTTAGAGCGTGA
- a CDS encoding [LysW]-aminoadipate/[LysW]-glutamate kinase: MIVIKIGGSIVDGLHSTTLQDIQYVLSSDKLVIVHGGGKEVTRIAGKLGKEQRFVVSPGGIRSRYTDKETIEIFTMVMAGKINKEIVSMLLKHGIRAVGLSGIDASIITAERKKKLVIIDERGRKVAIEGGYTGKISRVDTALLNMLLASDYTPVIAPVAIGDEYEMLNVDGDRAAAYVAGALKADRVLFMTDVNGLMMDGKLVEHLTLDEAKRLLPRIGHGMEKKVLACTEALSMGVREAIIASGKVESPISSALKHLNCTVISNGK; this comes from the coding sequence ATGATAGTCATAAAGATAGGAGGAAGCATAGTAGATGGGCTGCATTCAACCACTCTACAGGATATACAGTATGTGTTAAGCAGTGATAAACTTGTTATAGTTCATGGTGGAGGCAAAGAAGTAACAAGGATAGCAGGTAAGTTGGGCAAGGAGCAGCGCTTTGTAGTCTCACCAGGAGGGATAAGGAGTAGGTATACAGACAAAGAGACTATAGAGATATTTACAATGGTCATGGCTGGGAAGATAAACAAGGAGATAGTAAGCATGCTCCTAAAGCATGGGATAAGGGCTGTAGGTCTATCTGGAATAGATGCTAGTATTATAACTGCTGAGAGGAAGAAGAAGTTGGTAATAATAGATGAGAGGGGCAGGAAGGTTGCAATAGAGGGAGGTTATACAGGCAAGATAAGCAGGGTTGATACAGCACTACTTAACATGCTTCTAGCATCAGATTACACTCCAGTCATAGCCCCAGTTGCTATAGGGGATGAGTATGAGATGCTCAATGTTGATGGGGATAGGGCAGCAGCATACGTTGCTGGGGCACTCAAGGCTGATAGAGTGCTCTTCATGACTGATGTAAATGGGCTTATGATGGATGGCAAGTTGGTTGAGCATCTAACCCTTGATGAGGCTAAAAGGTTGCTCCCAAGGATAGGGCATGGGATGGAGAAGAAGGTTCTAGCATGTACTGAAGCATTGAGCATGGGTGTAAGGGAAGCTATAATAGCATCTGGCAAGGTTGAGAGTCCTATAAGCAGTGCACTCAAGCATCTCAACTGTACAGTTATAAGCAATGGCAAGTAG
- the lysW/argW gene encoding alpha-aminoadipate/glutamate carrier protein LysW, giving the protein MVKVRCLECDRELNVPDDAVDGEIVTCPDCGANYEVAHSNGKVTLKPAESIGEDWGE; this is encoded by the coding sequence ATGGTTAAGGTTAGATGCTTGGAGTGTGATAGGGAGTTGAATGTGCCAGATGATGCTGTAGATGGTGAGATAGTTACTTGCCCAGATTGTGGAGCAAACTACGAAGTTGCTCACTCTAATGGCAAGGTCACACTCAAGCCTGCAGAGAGTATAGGTGAGGATTGGGGTGAGTAA
- a CDS encoding aspartate aminotransferase family protein, protein MSLEGSRMKEEDSYIANVFQRYPVELVRGKGAYVWDSNGKAYIDFMAGYGVALVGHCNDKVVDAVKRQAERLITCHCSCYNDTRLEFLRRLVSVAPKGLNKVFLCNSGAEACEAAIKIARKYTKRHGIVAAVNSFHGKTMGALSITYASKYREPFKPLLDGVNFVPYSNADRLEELLEQDSRERRSIGAVILEPIQGEGGINVPDDGYLARVRELCNKYDLLLILDEIQSGLGRTGMLWASEHWGVVPDVMCIAKGMAGGVPMGAVLARQEVMDALKVGEHSNTFGGNPLACAAAKATLDCIIEDDLVGNASRMGKYMKDGLLALKDKHKVVRDVRGLGLMLGVELRFDVRDVLMDGLSHGLMMLYSGRNVIRLLPPLVVDEDIASRALSILDRLLTREEERRGVV, encoded by the coding sequence ATGAGTCTTGAAGGATCAAGGATGAAGGAAGAGGATTCTTACATAGCAAATGTATTCCAACGCTACCCTGTTGAACTTGTAAGAGGCAAGGGGGCATATGTATGGGATAGCAATGGTAAAGCATACATAGACTTCATGGCTGGTTATGGTGTTGCCCTAGTTGGTCATTGCAATGATAAGGTTGTTGATGCAGTTAAGAGACAGGCTGAGAGGCTTATAACATGCCATTGCTCATGCTATAATGATACTAGGCTTGAGTTTCTCAGGAGGCTTGTTAGTGTTGCACCTAAAGGGTTGAACAAAGTCTTCCTATGCAACAGTGGTGCAGAGGCATGTGAGGCAGCAATAAAGATAGCAAGGAAGTACACAAAGAGGCATGGTATAGTTGCAGCAGTTAACTCATTCCACGGCAAGACCATGGGTGCGCTCTCGATAACATATGCAAGCAAGTATAGAGAACCATTCAAGCCATTGCTTGATGGGGTTAACTTTGTGCCTTACAGTAATGCTGATAGGCTGGAGGAGTTGCTTGAGCAGGATAGTAGAGAGAGGAGGAGTATAGGCGCTGTAATCCTTGAGCCCATACAGGGTGAAGGGGGCATAAATGTGCCAGATGATGGTTACCTTGCAAGGGTTAGGGAGTTATGCAACAAGTATGATCTACTCCTCATCCTAGATGAGATACAGTCAGGATTGGGAAGGACAGGAATGCTATGGGCATCTGAGCACTGGGGTGTTGTGCCAGATGTAATGTGTATTGCAAAGGGTATGGCTGGAGGAGTGCCTATGGGCGCTGTTCTAGCAAGGCAGGAGGTTATGGATGCTCTGAAGGTTGGGGAGCACTCCAATACATTTGGAGGTAATCCTTTGGCATGTGCTGCTGCCAAGGCAACCTTAGATTGTATAATCGAGGATGATCTTGTAGGCAATGCATCTAGAATGGGTAAGTATATGAAGGATGGGCTCTTGGCGTTGAAGGATAAACACAAGGTGGTAAGGGATGTTAGGGGCTTAGGGCTTATGCTTGGTGTAGAGTTAAGATTTGATGTAAGAGATGTGTTGATGGATGGACTAAGCCATGGGCTGATGATGCTCTACTCTGGCAGGAATGTGATAAGGCTCCTACCCCCATTAGTAGTAGATGAGGATATAGCATCAAGGGCATTATCTATCCTCGATAGATTGCTTACTAGGGAGGAGGAGAGGAGAGGGGTTGTATGA